One stretch of Brevibacillus laterosporus DNA includes these proteins:
- a CDS encoding YdiU family protein yields the protein MTKSKETGWNLDNSYARLPKSFFSSINPTPVRSPKLIILNNQLATSLGLNVQALQSEDGVAVLAGNQIPEGASPLAQAYAGHQFGHFNMLGDGRAVLLGEQIPLQGERVDISLKGSGRTPYSRGGDGQAALGPMLREYIISEAMHALGIPTTRSLAVVTTGESVIRETELPSAILTRVAASHLRVGTFQYVAKWGTVEELRILADYTLKRHFPDVEADESRYLSLLQEVIKRQAELIAKWQLVGFIHGVMNTDNMTISGETIDYGPCAFMDAYDLETVFSSIDIQGRYAYGNQPFIAGWNLTRFAETLLPLLHDNQEQAVKLAQDKISDFTELYHSNWLAGMRAKLGIFNEETQDESLINDLLSMMKKHRADYTNTFRALIFDTPEDTVLFETPEFAQWHELWQARLGRQQESKDSSNQLMRDSNPALIPRNHRVEEALEAAVEQGDYSVMERLLDVLSNPYAHSTEQAEYSTLPTSTTPYRTFCGT from the coding sequence ATGACAAAGAGTAAAGAAACAGGATGGAACTTAGACAACAGTTATGCCCGACTGCCAAAATCATTTTTTTCCAGCATTAACCCAACTCCTGTACGCTCACCGAAGTTGATCATTCTAAATAATCAGTTGGCAACATCCCTGGGTTTGAACGTTCAGGCGCTGCAAAGCGAAGATGGCGTAGCGGTGCTTGCTGGAAACCAGATTCCCGAAGGTGCTTCGCCTCTTGCTCAAGCTTACGCCGGGCATCAATTCGGGCATTTTAACATGTTAGGGGACGGCCGAGCTGTGCTGCTAGGAGAGCAGATCCCGCTCCAAGGTGAAAGGGTTGATATTTCGCTTAAGGGTTCAGGTAGGACTCCATATTCCCGCGGGGGTGATGGTCAAGCGGCACTTGGACCGATGCTACGCGAATACATCATCAGCGAAGCCATGCATGCGCTTGGTATTCCTACCACCCGTAGTCTAGCGGTGGTGACAACTGGTGAGTCAGTAATCCGCGAAACCGAGCTACCTAGTGCAATTCTGACCCGTGTGGCTGCCAGTCATCTGCGCGTCGGTACCTTTCAATACGTTGCAAAATGGGGCACAGTTGAGGAACTCCGGATACTGGCTGACTATACACTAAAGCGTCATTTTCCAGACGTTGAAGCTGATGAGAGCAGATATCTTTCGCTACTTCAGGAAGTGATCAAGCGTCAGGCTGAGCTTATTGCCAAATGGCAACTGGTTGGCTTTATTCATGGGGTGATGAACACCGACAACATGACCATTAGCGGAGAAACCATCGATTATGGTCCTTGCGCCTTCATGGATGCCTATGATCTGGAAACGGTATTTAGTTCCATTGACATTCAAGGACGCTATGCCTATGGCAATCAGCCATTTATTGCTGGATGGAATCTTACGCGATTTGCTGAAACCCTATTGCCACTGTTGCATGATAATCAGGAGCAGGCTGTCAAACTGGCCCAGGATAAGATTTCAGATTTTACTGAGTTGTATCACTCTAATTGGCTCGCGGGAATGAGAGCAAAACTGGGGATTTTTAACGAAGAGACACAGGATGAATCCCTTATTAATGACCTTCTCAGTATGATGAAGAAGCATCGTGCGGACTATACCAATACCTTCCGCGCATTAATTTTTGATACGCCGGAGGATACGGTCCTATTTGAGACCCCAGAATTCGCTCAGTGGCATGAGCTATGGCAGGCGAGATTAGGCAGACAGCAGGAATCGAAAGACTCCTCGAATCAGTTGATGCGGGACAGCAATCCTGCGCTAATCCCACGGAACCACCGGGTAGAAGAGGCACTAGAAGCCGCAGTGGAACAAGGAGACTACAGCGTGATGGAACGGCTTTTGGATGTTCTTTCAAACCCTTACGCGCACTCCACCGAACAGGCTGAATACTCCACACTGCCTACGTCAACAACACCTTACCGAACCTTTTGCGGTACTTGA
- a CDS encoding XRE family transcriptional regulator, giving the protein MSVSLTFTTLGELIKRKRVEIGISLSEVSRITGISKGVISKIESGETKSPELRTLKPIADVLKIPYEDIIEYSIQIERRYGLYDDFLSEAIEISNPSLINKVAIKFLENIRKETCSSLDHLYTLANTSTNNDAKVTLYTIIVAYARVHGLPYYIAKGLYQKYLIEREDLKRLEESFKVGEEVLHYVDFLSQEEKITFYFRMSLHAHNIKKYDRCIELGRTGYNSDLGTSTLKQRVIYAMINSFIHTGDFQSAEQHLEVSESLNYTFIEERSKFIRANIYFGKGEYGKSIPILQECLLEATDDTRVHILNDLMESFFKLGELESIQTLLATEEKSICLGVNTPHKHREIGRFFKLKSAWQVEIGKYNDAISSYLRSVVSYEQINSNEDIHHAIGEILSIHYLYQKPIDLDLLGKLVEVYNVINKKSNDKKVVV; this is encoded by the coding sequence ATGAGTGTAAGTTTAACTTTCACAACGTTGGGGGAACTGATAAAGAGAAAAAGAGTGGAAATAGGCATCAGTTTGTCAGAAGTGTCCAGAATAACTGGGATCAGTAAAGGGGTTATTTCTAAAATAGAAAGTGGTGAAACAAAAAGTCCAGAGTTGAGGACTTTGAAACCTATCGCAGATGTTTTAAAAATTCCCTATGAAGACATAATTGAATATAGCATCCAGATAGAACGCCGTTATGGATTATATGATGACTTTTTATCAGAGGCTATTGAAATTTCCAATCCTTCTTTGATTAATAAAGTAGCAATCAAATTCCTAGAAAACATTAGGAAAGAAACATGCTCATCGTTAGACCATTTGTATACACTTGCAAACACTAGTACAAACAACGATGCAAAGGTAACTCTTTATACCATTATTGTTGCGTACGCCAGAGTGCATGGACTACCCTATTACATAGCCAAAGGGTTGTATCAAAAATACTTAATTGAGAGAGAAGATTTAAAACGTTTGGAAGAATCGTTTAAAGTAGGAGAAGAAGTTCTGCACTATGTTGATTTTCTTTCCCAAGAAGAAAAGATAACATTCTATTTTAGAATGTCGTTACATGCTCATAATATAAAAAAATATGACAGGTGCATTGAACTTGGTCGAACAGGATACAATTCAGATTTAGGGACAAGTACGCTTAAGCAAAGAGTAATTTATGCAATGATCAACTCTTTTATTCATACTGGAGATTTTCAGTCCGCAGAGCAGCATTTAGAAGTGTCAGAAAGTTTAAACTATACATTCATTGAGGAGCGTTCTAAATTCATAAGAGCTAACATATATTTTGGAAAAGGTGAGTATGGGAAGTCAATTCCAATTCTTCAAGAGTGTTTATTAGAGGCTACAGATGATACTCGTGTTCATATCTTAAATGACTTGATGGAATCATTTTTTAAGTTGGGAGAGTTAGAATCAATACAGACATTATTAGCTACAGAAGAAAAGTCAATCTGTTTGGGTGTGAATACACCTCATAAACATCGAGAAATAGGAAGATTTTTTAAACTAAAAAGCGCTTGGCAAGTCGAAATCGGTAAGTATAATGATGCAATATCTTCTTATTTAAGGAGTGTGGTATCTTATGAGCAAATTAACTCTAATGAAGATATTCATCATGCTATAGGTGAAATTTTATCAATACATTATTTATATCAAAAACCAATTGATTTAGACCTTTTAGGGAAGCTGGTTGAGGTTTATAATGTCATCAACAAGAAGTCTAATGATAAAAAGGTGGTAGTGTAA